In Microbulbifer agarilyticus, the DNA window ATCTCAAAAGCATTCTGCTCTCACAACTGGAGTGGTCCACCCAGCAACAACTCGATGCGTTGGCACCGAGCCACATTCAAGTGCCCAGCGGCTCCCGTATCGCCATTGACTACGGGGAGACACCGCCAGTCTTACCTGTTCGCTTACAAGAGATGTTTGGCCTCGGGCAAACCCCGACGATCATTAACGGTCGCTACCCACTAATGATTCACCTGCTGTCCCCAGCGCGACGTCCGGTGCAGGTCACTCGCGACCTGGCGAGCTTCTGGGAAAATACCTATCAGGAAGTGAAAAAGGAATTACGTATTAAATACCAGAAACACTTCTGGCCGGATGACCCCACCACGGCGCAAGCGACCAGTAAAACCAAAAAGCGGATGAATGGTTAGACCGCGGGTAAATCTTACAGACATAAAAAAACGCGGCCCGGGCCGCGTTTTTTTATGTCTGCTTGCAGGATCAGGCAGGATCAGTAGTAAGCCTGTGATTTGTCAGAATGGTCGGTAATATCCTTCACGCCCGCAAGCTCCGGCACCTTTTCTTTCAGGGTTTTCTCGACACCCTCTTTCAGGGTCATATCGACCATACCGCAGCCCTGACAGCCACCACCAAACTTCAGTACCGCAAACATGTCTTCGGTAACTTCTACCAGGCTCACCTGACCACCGTGGGAGGCCAGACCGGGGTTTACCTCACTGTACAGCACGTAGTTGATGCGATCTTCGATCGGGCTGTCATCGGTGACTTTGGGCATGCGGGAATTGGGTGCACGAATGGTCAGCTGACCACCCATTTTATCCGCCGAGTAATCAACGCGAGCCTCGTCCAGGTAGGGCACGCTGCGGCCTTCAAAGAACGCTTTGAAGCCATCTAGCTGCATTTCCAGGTCGCCCTCTTTTTCTTCACCTGGACGGCTGTAGGCGATACAGGTTTCCGCGTTTGGGGTACCCGGGTTGGAGACAAACATACGGATAGCAATACCTTCACAGTCCTGCTTGGACAGGAGGTCTCGCAGATACTCCTGGGCAGACTCGGTGATGGTAACGTTCAATTCTGACGACTGTTCTGACATAGACCTTCTCAAATCTCAGGGCTTGCAATGGCCGGCACGGAATAACCGAGCTCTATGGTCGGGTATTCTACGCGCTAATCCCCGCAAGTAAAGTCGACCACAAAGGGCATACCCGGCCGCAGTTATGCCAGAGCCCCCAGCAGCGCGCGCGCCGTGGCCTCCGAAGACGCGGGGTTCTGTCCCATGATCAGCAAGCCGTCAGTGGTGACATGGCTTTGCCAGTCATCGGTCTTGGAGTAGTCGGCACCATGCTGCTTCAGCATGTCTTCCACCAGGAATGGGACCACGTCGGTCAGGCCGACCCCCTCCTCTTCACTGTTGCTAAACCCGGTGGCCTTGCGGCCCTTAACCAGTGGGTCACCGTGGGAATCTACGGTATGACGAAACACTGCCGGTGCGTGGCATACCGCACCCACGGGCTTATCTGAGCGATAGAAGCCCTGAATAAGCGCAATGGAGCGCTGGTCCTCAGCCAGATCCCATAGAGGACCGTGACCGCCGGGATAAAACAGCGCGTCGTAACCCTCCACATCGACTTCATCCAGAGACTTGGTATTCGCAAGGGCCTGCTGCGCCAAGCCGTCACTCTTGAAGCGACGTGTCGCCAGAGTCTGGGCATCGTCCGCGTCACTTTTCGGGTCGATGGGCGGCTGACCGCCTTTCGGGGAAGCAAGGGTGATATCTGCCCCCGCATCCACAAATACGTAGTACGGAGCGGCGAACTCCTCGAGCCAAAAGCCGGTTTTTTGCCCGGTATCTCCCAGTTGGTCGTGGGAGGTTAATACCATCAGTATCTTCACGCGCGTCTCCTCATGCTTTGAGTCATGCTGTGAGCACTCTGAGTGTAGCTCGCAGCGCTATAACCTTTTGTTTGATCAGCATAAAAACAGGATCTTACGAAGTGACCAGAAAGCCGATGCAGAGGGGTATCTGTGCTAATATTGCCGCCCTTTTGATCCCTGGTTTAAGGAAAATCCGATGTCTGAGCAGTCCCGCGATCAACGCCTGAAGCAGTTATACGCCGCCCTGGGCGAGCGCATCCTGATTCTGGACGGTGCCATGGGCACCATGATTCAGCGGGCTAAGCTGGAAGAAGCCGACTACCGCGGTGCGCGCTTTGCCGACTACCCCTCCGACATCAAGGGCAACAACGACCTATTGGTCCTTACCCAGCCGGATCTGATCGAGCGCATCCACGGCGAATACCTGGAAGCCGGCGCGGACATTATTGAAACCAACACCTTCAACGCCACACGCCTGTCGCAATCCGATTACGACATGGAAGATCTGGTGCCGGAGCTTAACCGCGTCGCGGCCGAGGTCGCTCGGCGCGCTGCCGATCAATACTCCACGCCAGAAAAACCTCGCTATGTGGCTGGCGTACTCGGCCCAACCTCGCGCACCGCGAGCATCTCACCGGACGTGAACGATCCCGGTGCCCGCAACGTCACCTTCAACGAGCTGGTAGAGAACTACATCGAGTCCACCAACGCGCTGATCGATGGTGGGTCCGATATCATCCTGATCGAAACCATTTTCGACACACTGAACGCGAAGGCGGCGATTTACGCGGTGCAGGAAGTATTTGAACAACGCGGGTTTGAGTTGCCGATTATGATTTCCGGCACCATTACCGACGCTTCCGGGCGTACCCTGTCGGGACAGACCACCGAAGCGTTCTACTACTCCGTTGCCCACGCCAAACCTATCTCGGTCGGCCTCAACTGTGCCCTGGGCGCCACTGAATTACGCCCTTACGTCGAAGCACTGTCCAGCGTTTGCGCCGAACATGTCTCCGCGCACCCGAATGCGGGACTGCCGAACGAATTCGGCGAATACGATGAAACGCCGGCAGAAACCGCGGCCGTGGTATCTGAATTCGCCCGCGCAGGCTTCCTGAACATTCTCGGCGGTTGCTGCGGTACCACACCCGACCATATTCGCGCGATTGCCGACGCGGTCGCCGATGTTGCACCACGCAAGCTGCCCGAAATCAAACCCGCCCTGCGCCTGTCTGGCCTTGAGCCATATGTGGCAGACGAAAACGCGCTGTTCGTGAATGTCGGTGAACGCTGTAACGTTACCGGCTCCGCGCGCTTCAAGCGCCTGATCATGGAAGAGGATTACGATACTGCACTGCAAATCGCCGCCGCCCAGGTGGAAGACGGCGCTCAGGTAATCGACTTCAACATGGATGAGGCAATGCTGGATTCCGAGGCGGCTATGCGTCGTTTCCTCAATCTATGCGCGACCGAGCCCGACATCGCCAAGGTGCCGTTTATGGTCGACTCCTCCAAATGGGAGGTGATCGAAGCCGGCCTGCAGTGCATTCAGGGCAAACCCATCGTGAACTCCATCAGCCTGAAGGAAGGTGAAGAAGAGTTTATCGAGAAAGCACGCTTGTGCCTGCGCTACGGTGCCGCGGTTGTCGTGATGGCGTTTGACGAAACCGGACAGGCCGACACCTTCGAACGCAAGGTAGAAATCTGTACACGTAGCTACGACGTGCTGGTAAATAAGGTGGGTTTCAATCCCACGGATATCGTTTTCGACCCGAACATTTTTGCGGTGGCGACCGGGATCGAAGAGCACAACAACTATGCGGTGGACTTTATCGAAGCCACCCGCTGGATTCGTAAAAACCTGCCCGGTGCCAACGTATCCGGTGGCGTTTCCAACGTGTCCTTTTCGTTCCGCGGCAACAACCCGGTGCGCGAAGCCATCCACTCGGTATTCCTCTACCACGCGGTAAAAGCCGGGATGAACATGGGCATCGTGAATGCTGGCATGCTGGAGGTCTACACCGACCTGGCCGATGAACTGCGGGACAAAGTAGAGGACGTCATCCTTAACCGCAATGACGAGGCCACCGAAGCACTACTGGATATCGCCGAGAAATACCGCGGTGACGGCAGCACCGCCGAGCGCAAGGAAGACCTCGCGTGGCGAGAGTGGCCGGTGAAAAAACGCCTCGAGCACGCCCTGGTAAAAGGTATTAACAATTTTATCGAGGAAGATACCGAGCAAGCCCGCGCGGCCTCAACACGTCCACTGGACGTTATCGAAGGACCGCTGATGGACGGTATGAATGTGGTCGGTGACCTGTTTGGCGAGGGCAAAATGTTCCTGCCGCAGGTGGTGAAATCGGCCCGTGTCATGAAGCAGGCCGTAGCCTATCTCCAGCCGTACATCGAAGCGGAAAAAACCGCAGACAGTAAATCCAACGGCCGTATCCTGATGGCCACGGTAAAAGGTGATGTGCACGATATCGGCAAGAACATCGTCGGCGTAGTACTTGCGTGCAATAACTTTGAGGTGATTGACCTGGGTGTCATGGTGGCCGCGGAAACCATTCTGCAAACCGCGAAAGAAAAGCAGTGCGACATCATCGGTCTCTCCGGCCTGATCACTCCGTCGTTGGACGAAATGGTGCACGTTGCCGCAGAGATGGAACGTCTCGAGTTCGATATTCCGCTGATGATTGGCGGCGCCACCACTTCCAAGGCGCACACCGCGGTTAAAATTGAACCGCAGTTCAAGCGCAACCAGGTGGTTTACGTCGCCGATGCGTCCCGCGCTGTCGGTGTCGCGAGCAAGTTACTGTCCGCTGAACTGCGCCCCGATTTTGTGCAGGGCGTAAAGGATGAATATGTAAAAGTGCGTGAGCGCACGGCGAACCGCAAACGCAACGACCCCCGCCTCAGCTATGCGAAAGCACTGGAAAGCGGCCCACAGTTCGACTGGCAGAACTTCTCGCCCACCATTCCAAACAAGCCGGGCCTGACCGTACTGGATGACTTCCCACTGGATAAACTGGTGGACACCATCGACTGGACACCGTTCTTTATTTCCTGGGATCTCGCCGGCAAATACCCGGCCATTCTGAACGATGAAGTAGTAGGCGAAGCCGCTACCGACCTGTTCAAAAGTGCGCAAACCATGCTTGCCGATATTATCGAGAACAAGCGTCTGAAAGCCCGCGCCGTATTCGGCC includes these proteins:
- the nfuA gene encoding Fe-S biogenesis protein NfuA; protein product: MSEQSSELNVTITESAQEYLRDLLSKQDCEGIAIRMFVSNPGTPNAETCIAYSRPGEEKEGDLEMQLDGFKAFFEGRSVPYLDEARVDYSADKMGGQLTIRAPNSRMPKVTDDSPIEDRINYVLYSEVNPGLASHGGQVSLVEVTEDMFAVLKFGGGCQGCGMVDMTLKEGVEKTLKEKVPELAGVKDITDHSDKSQAYY
- a CDS encoding type 1 glutamine amidotransferase domain-containing protein yields the protein MKILMVLTSHDQLGDTGQKTGFWLEEFAAPYYVFVDAGADITLASPKGGQPPIDPKSDADDAQTLATRRFKSDGLAQQALANTKSLDEVDVEGYDALFYPGGHGPLWDLAEDQRSIALIQGFYRSDKPVGAVCHAPAVFRHTVDSHGDPLVKGRKATGFSNSEEEGVGLTDVVPFLVEDMLKQHGADYSKTDDWQSHVTTDGLLIMGQNPASSEATARALLGALA
- the metH gene encoding methionine synthase, which encodes MSEQSRDQRLKQLYAALGERILILDGAMGTMIQRAKLEEADYRGARFADYPSDIKGNNDLLVLTQPDLIERIHGEYLEAGADIIETNTFNATRLSQSDYDMEDLVPELNRVAAEVARRAADQYSTPEKPRYVAGVLGPTSRTASISPDVNDPGARNVTFNELVENYIESTNALIDGGSDIILIETIFDTLNAKAAIYAVQEVFEQRGFELPIMISGTITDASGRTLSGQTTEAFYYSVAHAKPISVGLNCALGATELRPYVEALSSVCAEHVSAHPNAGLPNEFGEYDETPAETAAVVSEFARAGFLNILGGCCGTTPDHIRAIADAVADVAPRKLPEIKPALRLSGLEPYVADENALFVNVGERCNVTGSARFKRLIMEEDYDTALQIAAAQVEDGAQVIDFNMDEAMLDSEAAMRRFLNLCATEPDIAKVPFMVDSSKWEVIEAGLQCIQGKPIVNSISLKEGEEEFIEKARLCLRYGAAVVVMAFDETGQADTFERKVEICTRSYDVLVNKVGFNPTDIVFDPNIFAVATGIEEHNNYAVDFIEATRWIRKNLPGANVSGGVSNVSFSFRGNNPVREAIHSVFLYHAVKAGMNMGIVNAGMLEVYTDLADELRDKVEDVILNRNDEATEALLDIAEKYRGDGSTAERKEDLAWREWPVKKRLEHALVKGINNFIEEDTEQARAASTRPLDVIEGPLMDGMNVVGDLFGEGKMFLPQVVKSARVMKQAVAYLQPYIEAEKTADSKSNGRILMATVKGDVHDIGKNIVGVVLACNNFEVIDLGVMVAAETILQTAKEKQCDIIGLSGLITPSLDEMVHVAAEMERLEFDIPLMIGGATTSKAHTAVKIEPQFKRNQVVYVADASRAVGVASKLLSAELRPDFVQGVKDEYVKVRERTANRKRNDPRLSYAKALESGPQFDWQNFSPTIPNKPGLTVLDDFPLDKLVDTIDWTPFFISWDLAGKYPAILNDEVVGEAATDLFKSAQTMLADIIENKRLKARAVFGLWPANADGDDIVVYTDESRTEERARLHQMRQQVMKRGGDGFCRSLADFVAPVGSGVTDYVGGFAVTTGIGADELAAEYEAKHDDYSAIMVKALADRLAESFAEHLHREVRKNYWGYQAEETLSNEELIKEAYSGIRPAPGYPACPDHTEKATLFKLLSAEDNAGIELTSSFAMMPAAAVSGLYFAHPESKYFNVGKISRDQLESLAERKGMQVDELERWLRPNLED